Proteins from a single region of Kluyveromyces lactis strain NRRL Y-1140 chromosome C complete sequence:
- the FIS1 gene encoding Fis1p (similar to uniprot|P40515 Saccharomyces cerevisiae YIL065C FIS1 Mitochondrial outer membrane protein involved in membrane fission required for localization of Dnm1p and Mdv1p during mitochondrial division): MTNIHYLPELEDSYSALNSDQIEILRQQVLNEGGEISSIQSRFNYAWGLVRSTNKEDQMLGVKLLTDIYKESPMRRRECLYYLTIGCYKLGEYSTAKRYVDALVHHEPENKQALMLQTAVENKITSQGLKGIALISAGIAIGATTIGLLIRGRRR; this comes from the coding sequence ATGACTAACATCCACTACCTTCCTGAATTGGAGGATTCATATTCTGCATTAAACAGCGATCAAATCGAAATTTTAAGGCAACAGGTGCTCAATGAAGGGGGCGAAATATCATCTATTCAATCACGCTTCAATTACGCCTGGGGTCTCGTCAGATCGACGAATAAGGAAGATCAGATGTTGGGTGTTAAGTTATTGACGGACATATACAAAGAATCTCCaatgagaagaagagagtGCTTATACTATTTGACCATCGGATGTTACAAACTCGGCGAATACTCTACTGCAAAGCGGTACGTGGATGCACTAGTGCATCATGAACCTGAAAACAAACAAGCATTGATGCTACAAACCGCTGTAGAAAACAAGATCACTTCTCAGGGATTAAAAGGGATTGCCTTGATCAGTGCAGGAATCGCCATCGGCGCAACCACCATCGGCCTCCTTATCAGAGGCAGAAGGCGCtaa